The Euleptes europaea isolate rEulEur1 chromosome 9, rEulEur1.hap1, whole genome shotgun sequence nucleotide sequence gatttgtttttttggcagtccacggaatccgtaacactctcctccaataccacttttcaaaggaatctattttcttcctatcagctttcttcactgtccagctttcaataATGTGTGTTGATATATAAATGATATGCCAAGAGTTCTTTGGACCATTGTCTTTATACACCCTCAGGGTACATGGATTTTTACAGAATAACTTGAGGTAGATCTGTGTCTCAAGGATTTAAATCTAAATTTCAATAATCAGTACTTTCACAGTACAAAGCAACCACAAAGACTTTGAACACAAAGGCACACCAATCTTTCAAATTCTGTTGGGTTTCATGACTTTTATACACATTAAGGTTTTGTTTTATTAAGAGACTCTAgaacagtgattcccaaagtgggcagtaccaccccctggggggcggtgggattacctaggggggctctaagaggcaaggggtcagcaggggggcgctagatgtgggccccttcagctgtgttgttcactaatttacagtagatcaagctttggcaccatgctggcaaatttggtggaaactatcagaatgtttttttagactttgaaaagctggtacccctggatcaagttcatcagttttgttgaataaatttcaagtaaaaagttttaatctgattttgaatagatgtgcaattaattgtttctgttctgaaatgttattatcttctttagtgagacatgcaaacccctattttgaataatgcttttttataggatagggtagggagctctggggttgagtttgtggaaccaagggggcggtggcccaaaatgttgggaatcactgctctagAATGTGCCTTTCAGTTTGGCAGAAGCATGGAGGGACCAAGTTAGGTCTGGAGGTAGTAGTGGGCCTGTGATAGAAAGCTGGGGAGATTCATGTTTATCCAAATGAAATAAGCGGTGATGAGTGGCCTTAGTTAATATTTGCAAGTCTCTGTAGATTCTAATAAGGGTGTCCAGTTGAAGCCAATACTGTGGAGACAATAAGCCCATGTCCAATGGATTTTATTTGGTGCGTGTGTGAAGATATTCTGGATGCAACAGGGATGAGAAGAGTGGGTTGGGCTTCCCTGGCTTAGTCTGGTTGACTGTAAATCAGCCAGAAAAACAGTGAGTGTGAACAGGTTGAAGAAGGGCATAGAAGACGggacgttttttgtttttgtttttttaaataaatattttgtttttaaaaggggtacagaaaaagaaaaaacaaagggAGGAGACAGATAGGGAAAAATTGTACAATCCATTTTGTGTCTGggacattttaaaaggaaagagtcAAGAAGCAGGGCAGCAAGCTAAGACCAGGAAATACATTGGCAAGCACCTTAggctaccaactctgggttggggcattcctggagatttgaggatggagcctgaggatggagcctgagcatTTAGGGACCaaagggactttagtggggtataatgccatagagtttaccctccaaagctgttgttttctccaggggaacagatttcttttgtctggagatcacttgtaattctgggagatctccaggcctcacctggagattggcaaccatacaaACACCACACTGGGGCTTGCTGTACAAGACTATCACAAGACTCCCAAATAACTCACAGCCACATGCTTGTGATCATGACCACCAGGACATGAAATGTCTCATAAAAGAACTTCCATAAATAGATGCCAAGTTAGTCACCAGCAAGAAAATGTGGTTGTACCCTGGATCAGTGGTATGTGCAAGTAGTACCACGTTGCAGTTGCTCCCTATAAGATAGAATAAGTTGATTGAGATTGGTTGGCAAAACTGGGACCTTGGGGGATGTGTCATCCACTTGTGATTGGGTTGATTTGTCCCCATCATACTGATTTATGCGTTTTTGTGTCATTTTAGACCCAACACTTTTACTAGATTAACAGGTTAGGAGGCAGTAGAAATTGCATTTTGCCAGTTACATTTATTTCACAAGCTGATCCTCTTCTCTGAGCCAGTGGATCTGGCTATGCTGATCCGTGCAACAGTAACCTTGAGGCTAGTTTGTTGTagtacacagggctgcccttgaagacaatttgGAAATGTCAACTCATGTAAAATGCAGCAACACACTTTAAACATGGGAATAGCCACCTATTTTGAGAACTCTGCACCTTAAAGCCTGTCAGGTCCTGCAACCACATACCTGCAGAACTGTTTTGTTGCAACATGAACCTGCATGGCAGCTTCACTCTTCTGAGCAATCTCCTCTTGTAAGGTTGTCAGGCTGACCACTGCTAGGAcaaagaccttttatgcatggattgttTGCCTTGCGATCACCGCCGGACTACTTCAAGGCTTCATtgggattatgcatgatttttccaaccttcagaagtcactttgctctgcCCTCATGTTTTCAGGacgctgttttaccccgagtttaaagtctgtcttgatcccaaatcgaaagtcgatcctgtgcatatttgtccatttgggtttttctttccacacccattctcgcttctccctcctaCTTGTCTGTCCCCTCATCCAGTCCCTCCCCCTCAAAGCCATTTCACAGCGATTTGTGGTTCAGTTTCAGTACTCAGCCAGGTGGAACAGATGGATCAGCTGGGctgatttggtcagtttcacagcaagtgtggccCAAACCATCAGCCCACTGGGACTCTTCCAATTAGACTTTACAGCCAATCTGCACCTGGACATGCATCGCCCACCATTTTCTCTGTAACCCAGCCTCCTTTGTAGTAACCAAAAGAGCCCTTTGCTGGTTTTGCTCCTGCTACACCAAGAGGCCCCACCCGGCAGCCTGGGAAAAGGAAGAGGGTGCCTTGGGCAGCAAAACGTATCGAGCTTCTCCAGACTGCAGCCAATCTACCATAATCTCCTTTTTTCACATGCTGTGCAGGTTTACTGGGACGTAAGCCGTCTGATTTCTGCAGGATTGCCACCCTTCCCTTATACACGTGGTCTTAGATattgcttatttggtcagtttcacagcgggTGTGGAAGAAGGAAGATCCcgtgctgttaaaaaaaaatggagctgcTGAGTGGGACATAGCTGTGAGTTTCTTTGCTGGCTGCCCGCCAAGGGTTTGCTCTGCTCGCCATGGACTTGGAGAAGAGAACTTGTAGGTCTCTAGGCACATCCCCAATATGCTGTGAGCAGCAGTGGGGTGAGAAAGGGCGAATGTACACCAACAGGACATGTTTGGGCTATCccaactgcctccccctccccttttggaaACTTGAGGCTATGCTTTGTTTAATCGCAGCAACCATaaaagtatacacacacacacgtgtgcatGCAAGGGCCCAGGTGATGGGGGAGTGTGGATCAGTTTCAGTGTCCTCTTATAggaatgaaagcctttttttttttttttgcgagtgCAAGATTACCGATGGAAGGATGAAaggtcacaaatgaccatgtaAGTGGTTTTTTATTCTTATGACCTCTGCATTGAGTCAtacagaaaaaaattggggggggggggctggttgtCCTGACCCTTCTCTACTTTGGcagtaaaatggccacttgcttcagatcaaatgaaataaTCCTGCTGCAGGTCTGGCGACATACTTTTAAAgttacactacagccaattacaaagcagcattttcagtgttttttaaaaagacattattGTGATATGCTTGGAATCAATAAGAATTCTGACAAAAATAATTTTACTGGTAAAAATGAGAAAGTGATTAAGCCAATTAAAACAATGCACATGATTTATTAGCTTCGTATGTGAAGGATACAGTTGGTCACAGATATAAGTTATTAAATATGAGCAAGTTAAAAATTCACAAAGAATTTTTCAAAGGAACTCCATTTGAAATCATATGGTCATATTACAGACATTGCTAGTTATATACATTGAAAACGTCTTTTCAGTAGTTTAATGATTTTAAGCACCTGATGTTCtaccattttttatttctttagttCTTTGCATAATTAAGTGATGCATCTAGAAGGCCAGAGTTCGAAAGAATAAACATTTATCAAGTAATATCAACTGAAAGCTTTCTGTTGCTCTTGCACTCTTACAGTACCAGCCAGCATTTAGGGAGGGTGACAAGGAGGTGTATGACTTCCGTCCAGAAACTCCTTTAGCCAATTGATTGGTCTCCTGCAAACCCAAAGACTCATGCCATGCTGATGTGTAGAAGCAGCTCTGTTAGACAGCCACACCAACTAATGATGGAACCAGCTCCAGTGGCTTTTGTAAGCCTTCTTAGTGTGCAGAACTTATTTTTATACATCAAATTAGATATAAGGAATCCATTCCATTAACTTCCAGTTTAACATGCTCCTTGCACGGGAGGAAGGCTTCACTGTGGGAGGAACAGATTCCTAGGATCCATCCCTTTGTCTCCAAGTATGGAGTACAGGTAAAAGACAACAGCACAGAGAAACATAGCTAGTTTGAATGTGCTGTGGAAATTTTTCATTCTTTTTCCTGAACATTGCAAGCAATCAAACTCAAGTGTCAGGGTGGGAGTTGGCCTCTCTGGCACACATAACTAGCACATACAAGTTTTCATGAGTGCCTGAAGGAGAAATGTAATTCAATCTCCAAGTGAAATTCTACTATACACTATTTCTTCCACTCTAGTATTCTTAAACATGCTACAATTCAAAAGTCATAGTCAGACACATGGGCCATACATTTTTCACATACCGCTTTTGTTTATGTTTGACTTGTTGTCAATTAAGAACCACAAAATCTTAACACAAGGATTTCAGATTTGTCCTCTGCACAAAAACACTACATGCACAAAATCTCTAAATCTAGAACagaattttatataaaaaaaggattCGCAATTTGAAATGACGAAGAATTCAGAGTTCCAACTAGCCTTCATTACATAgtaaatgtaaaaaagaaaaaaatgcacatttCCAAAACTTATATTAATACCCTTTATTTAAGTTCAAAATTCCCAACATATAAATAGTACTCTAAGGCGGCCAAAGTGCTCTGAAAGCCTTTAATTTGGCCTTTACTACTTGACAGCCAAACTGATGATGAAATCCCTCAAAAGTTTGATTCTgctacatgaagccagcagttTATACCACTAAGTTACCATATCTACTTGGGAAAAAATCCACTATATCTATGAGCTTTACATCCAggtaaatatgtttaggattgggatgcaaaaagaaataaaaggtctGGCACCAGTCACTggagataaaaaaaataagggcaaggatgatggtgcaaaataagtaaaaatatattttatcacTCAGATAAAATTTCCTACACGTttcgcccaagaggcttcttaCAAATTCTCCTGTTTCTCTTGAGCAAAACACAtggggaattttatctgagtaataaaacgTGTGTTTatctattttgcaccatcagccttggctttattttttatctcctagGATTGAGATGCAACATTGTTACCAAAATTAATCACGTTGCCCTGAAAGTGTCACAATTTTCTTGCTCTTATTGCTGTCAGAATAAAGATTACTATCACAGGATATGTTATCTGATTTGTTTCTACCTTCTATTTTACCAACTGTGTCAGAGCACAGCTTCAAATCTACATATTTCCATTTCCCAAGTCAGTGTTTCTGAACTCTAGCAAAATATCCCAGAGTTCCAGTGGTAAAAACGCTTAACTCTATCTAGATTTCAAAGCTTCTTTAATGCCGCCTAGGCACAAGAGACCGAGCACCTGCTCAGATTTGAAAATGGCATCACGTGCTCTCTTTTCTGCTAGCTTTCACCTCACAAGGCAAGCTTCTTTAGTGAGGAAAGTAAAAATCTTTCGTGAGCATGGACACGATACAGGGGATCTGCTTTTTTCCATGAAAATCTGACCGGTTTGAACAAGAACTGAATTCTGCGACTTTTCGATTTACACGCGTTAGAATCTGCATAAGTTCGAGTTTTTTAGCATATTGCTTCAACATCACACACAGAGACTGTATAAACCAGGAACCATCTGATGAGTTTCTCCAAGAATAGTAGCCtatggaaggagagaaaaaggaaagtgCATCAAATATAAACCAATGTAATGCTCTTTAAAACATAACTATTAAGAGACGTTTggtaggttttttaaaataagaaagtCATGAGGTATTAAATGAAGACATTTAAATATGGGATTATAAACTAAAAAACACATTGCTCAGCACAATTCCTACCTAGAAAGTACTGACTAGAATAAAGGAATCAGTTCCATCTACTAAATGGCCtggtattaatctcattctatcTTTATATGACCTGAGCTTAAGTCTGCTGTCCCTTAGTCACAAGCATGCTCTGTAGGAAGTGACAAGAATTGGATTCAAAATCATCCTTGTAGTTGACCTATTCAATTCTGGGAAAAATAGATTTCACTTAATAACCTACACCcaatactgaaaaaaaaaaagagagaaagttaTCCTGGTAGCCTCACTGCATGTACAGTAAATTAAACAAAATGAACAGTGTTTAGAAATTACTTCAAAATATAAAGAATTGAGGTAACTTTGCTGGCTGGGAGATGAGTTACATTTTGCAATTATAAAACCATCTGTATATTTTGAACTCAAGGCTGCATCTTCCATTAATCTATATTACCTGGAGCAGTGGAATATGCATATAAGAAATCTGCTTCCACAGGTATTTTCTGACAGATGTTTTCATCTGGCCCACTGTCTGTTTCAATTCCAGAATCAAGGTCGGTTCCTCTACAAGCCTACACAGCAAAGTTGAGAAGAAACTTTTAATACTGTCAGTCTTTGCGCACTGAAAACAGCACAAACTGAATCCAAACACCACACTCAAGCAAAAGGATAATACTTAAGAAAATAATAATTCAAAAAGTAAGAAACGTGTAGCTTGAGGAGACGTGATACTTTCCAAGACCAGAGTTTCAAACAGAAAACCAAGACAttcatacttttaaattccataaatatgctaaatagtacaagtttatatgctaagttataaatgatgcattctaAGTTATTAAATTGCTAAATAAGGTTGGGTTTGAtggaaagtaagtattgcatatatttcaaaagttgcccaaatgtgaaaaaagaaaaacactcagggtttcccccccgtggcttcaaaatttccagacattttCCATCTTGAAACTCACTCCCAGATCACCTTAGACCATTAGCCAGAACATGTGCCAAATGGTTGCTGGAACCAATAGCTGACCCTTAGGAATTCTAATTGGTTCGGTGGTACACTCCTAATGCTAATGCAATCACGATAGCTATTCCTAGTATAAAACTGGACTTGTTCTCAATGTATTTTCCAGTACAAAGGATTTCAACACAGAAATAGAGACACACCACACTGTAGCCAGAGATAATAGCAGCCAATGCTAGTTTTCAGTTGAGTACTGGAAGCTCAGGTTGTATACGATGCTTTTCTGTTCCCCACAGTAGCTCTGAAATATTTTCCAGACTCCTTCTCACACTGTTCAGCCTCTAGCTAGAAATTATTAATCAACAAGGAAATTTCTTGCTGTCTGTGGTATAAAGTCCTTTCCAGACTGATTAGAACTTGAGTCAGGGCCTTTTGAATTGTGACCCTACAGAATCAGTTACACTCTGAGCCCTGGCAATTTGGGCCAAGTACAGAAAATACAAGCATTTTACTTaaacttgctttaaaaacatGTTTAGTTGATATGACTCTCACCATATTGTTTTAAATGGATGGAAACCCCTACAAGTCATGCTATGAATTGGGGCTATCTGGTGCTTGGCATGTGCCACCCAAAATGGAAAGGCGGGCTTAGGAGTCTGCCAAAATTTTAGATCAGAATAGGGTGCTTGGGCTGTAAAAGTTTGACAACTACTGGGCTAAACCATTTTTCCAGCGAACACATTACTCAGAGAGTAACTTTGCAGAAGGGTCTACAATTTACAACAGTATGAGGAATTTAGGCCTCTGTCAAATTATATGTCAATTTTAATGAGAATTGTGGATAGTGTTACAAAAGGTATGCTAAATCCCACTAATTAATGAAGTCAAATACCATCGCTGTACTCACAAACCACTGCTTTATTCTGCAGATGAATTCACAAAATCAATACAGTCAACAGAAAATTATCATCCTGACCttctttttcaattttttaaaaaagtactgaTCCTGAGGCTTTGGTGACAAGAGCTACACCTGGCAAGCGTTCTGTACAAGAATGATGCCATCAGTTTCTGGCAGTAATGTCAGAAGATCACGATGAGTGAATCACTTAATTTGCCTGGATGTTCCCTGTTCACAGTTCCTCTCATATGCTATGTGTAGATCAAATGACTAAGCAATATGTTACTTATTCATGACATTCTAATTCTAAGGCTatactattgttgttgttgtttttatcctGACAGGACTGAGATGTCAAGAGCAAATAATCCCAGTGCTCTGACATCTGCACAGACTCCCCATTATTTTCAAGGCACAATTCAACGTGCTGGTCTATAAAGCTCTGAACACTATTTTCTTTGCTACAATTCATTGTGGCTTTTTAAGATCTTCTAAGCAGATCCTCTTGACATTTGTTTTTAATCTATGCACCATGTTCACAGATACCATAAACAGGTGTTCTTGGCACTCTCTTCCTTTAAACGTTTACTGAAATCTGAGTTTTCTGAAATCATTTTAAATTTCCTGTTTGATTTTCCAGCGGCCAGACTTATGCAGAACAGTGTCATTTTAATCTATTTGGATGTATTTTTCTTTTACCATTGTTAATGTGTCCTTTTTGGATTATCAGAACTAAAAAGTAGGAAAGgaatttaaatataaaatataacagaACCTAAGTGTAACTGATAAAGCAGACCAATGACCGTATTTCATATCTTCTTATGTGCCACCCTATACATGTACACACAATGTACATTTCATCACTTTCAGTGTAGCCTGTTATTACACATCTAGCCACCTGACCCAGTTTGTACAATTACCTGAATAAAGAAAAGCTTTGGCTTTCCTGCCAAGGTTTTGCACTTGTCTCCTCTGAACAGGCTTGTTAGCATTTTTAGCTCCAAGGGGCCATCTGTACCATAGATCAGACCATCCTCTCCGTGGCTTAACAAGACGCAGGCAAAGCCATTTTTCTTGCTGTGATCATCCTTAGAAACTTAAAGGAGAACATAAAGAGTGAGTTTAAATGTTAGAAATCCAAATGACCAATTTGACGTTTTTTTTCCATGGACAAAAAGTGTCAGTTAATCAcgtgctttatttttaaaatagccaAACTTCTTGTTTTTCTTAATGCAGGCCACACTAGTTGTAGTAGCCAAGCTTAAGCCCTCTCCAAAAGCACCACAAGAGATTTTGCAGCTGAGATGGTCTGGGACAAGCAGCACCAGAAGCATCTAGGCATGATGCCATCAAGAGTGCATAATGTGATCGAATGCCAAATACTATGTGTATTGGTACTAGACTTATTAGCCTCTATTGAAGAACGAGGAGACTTTAGCTGAGCTCTTATAAATTGCTGGCAATCTGAACGCTACTTGGGATCAAATACACTTCCTAAAACTCTCCATGAGATATCTCTTTCCTGTAATATCAATACATTAAGAAAGATGCATCTTACTATGATGCTATATAACCCCTTAATAAATAAGAGGCAGTTACAGCCTCTTCTATTCTAAGATTTTCTAGAATTAaatacctttgtgtgtgtgtgtggggggggggggttacagaaTCTTTCGTCACCCTTCCTGAAGGaggaacatttccccccaaattaagTTTTTTATAGTATACTGAATTCACACTGCATtaatacaaaaaaaatcaattcaaAGCCAGTAAGGCCTATCTGCAAATGGAAGCAGGCTTAGCATGCAAACTATTCACTAGAATGAGATCTACATACATAGTGCAGTGTCGAATGGAGGTAAAACTCACACCTTTTGCTGTTGGGTCTGCAGTCAGTAATTtatgatacatacatacattcctTCCCTCCTCATCTCTAAAAGGTGACAGACAGTGTCAAAGCAGTATGACTGGGTTGTGATGTCACACGCCACAGCAGTGCCTGTGTATGCATGTGTTCTGCCGCTACATAAATCCCTCCCTGCAGTTTAGATGCCTTTACAAACAGAATGCTCAAATGTTAGTTTAATACCCACAATTTCCCCATTTCTAAGACACACTGAAACCAAAACCTAAAACTTTAGCTTATTATACTTTTTATTTCAGCACAAATGGAATCAGCCAAGTAAATAGCTACTCACCATTTTGCAGAGCATCAACCATCTGTTTACATGTAAGATCATTATATGGCTTGACAGTATAACCCAAGATCCTGAAAGTTTCTACAACACGCGCCGCATCTGCATCTGTACCGGATCGATATGCCATTCCTTTAGatttaagaggggggaaatgtcagtTGAATTCCAAAAATAATATGCTATTGAAGAACTATTTTTATCAGAAGAAACGTTCTGCTCACGCTGGTAAAACATGAAAAAGCATAGTCAAAAAAAATTTTCTCCCACAAAAATGTCATTAAAAATAATGAAACCAATTTGACTCTGAACACACAACATGAATTAAAACAAATAGATGCATTATACCTTAAAGAAAAAACACATTATTTTAATGCAACTGGACGATTAACCAGAAAATGCAAGATAGCCAACAAATTCTAAGAATCAATCATGTAAACTTTAGAGAGCATAGTGTGGCTGTAGCTTAAGTTGTGCTTTACTGTACTAttctaacattttttaaaagataggaGAGAAAACCCCCCATTACTACAGGGATATGATTACCACACAAGTGTACTGAGATAATTCAAAAGAGACCATTTATTTTATGAGCTGAACAACTGTAATTATCGCATACTGAAGAATAAACGAGTGTTTATTCATTAAAAGAGTTATATCCCATCTTTTCCACCACTGCTGCCCATAAGGTATCTAAGGTGGCGTACAAAAACCAAGTCACAAAAATGGAACACTTTATTAACTTTGAAGATTTGTTCCTAAAAAAAGTTTATGAAAATACATTCCTTCACACCGACGGGACAGATAATAAGAATATTTTATGCCCTAGAGGCAAGCTGATGATGAGGTGTGGCCACCACTAGCTATCCCACTTGTTATTCAATCATTTGGCTCCCGTACCTTTGTTTAACTGCTTATGCAAGAGCTCTTAAATTTTTTTCACTGGCTTGCCGCTCCAGCTGTGGCTTCCATTCTATGCCATTCTTGACCCccaggagttgtgtgtgtgtgtgtcactgtTTTTGTCTTaattaaaaggcagggggaaaaagGCAGAAAGCGAAAGTGCACAAGTGAAATACAAAGACAGTCCATACCAGTAGCAGGATGAAAGTTTTTATTGTTGACCAAGATACACAGCCCCATTTCTGCATGATCCATTCTGTAGCTCTCATCTGCCTTTATCACAGAGTCAACAGATTTGCTCACAGGAAAGCTCTTCCTATAAGGAAACAAGACAAAGCAAAACGTCAATTCTTTAAAGCATCTGAATGAAACATTTATCTGGCTAACAGTAAAACTGATCTTCTGATTTATACCTAGGGGCTTTGCAGAAGTACAGATTATTATGAGTTCATGGAATGAGAAGCAGCGAGCAAAAACTAGTTGCATCATACAATTGAGAAAAttgtgcataaataaataaaaccattgaAATATTTCTCAACTTTGAAATACTGGACTTGGAGTCTTCCTCCAAGCAGCTCTTaaattggaagaaggcttcaaacttgagccaaaaagaaaggtgggctataaatattt carries:
- the CASP3 gene encoding caspase-3, yielding MADINHILKSPQTLTDAKNIPGSEGKSFPVSKSVDSVIKADESYRMDHAEMGLCILVNNKNFHPATGMAYRSGTDADAARVVETFRILGYTVKPYNDLTCKQMVDALQNVSKDDHSKKNGFACVLLSHGEDGLIYGTDGPLELKMLTSLFRGDKCKTLAGKPKLFFIQACRGTDLDSGIETDSGPDENICQKIPVEADFLYAYSTAPGYYSWRNSSDGSWFIQSLCVMLKQYAKKLELMQILTRVNRKVAEFSSCSNRSDFHGKKQIPCIVSMLTKDFYFPH